The genomic interval GACAGCAACCTACTCATCCAACCTACACTTACCTCAACCCTCCACTCATCACAAGACTATCTTTGTCATCCGTGCCCAGACATATACCTTGTTCACTGAATAAACTAACTGAACCAATGCAGCCATGTTTGATTAGAGACAGTGTTCAATTGCGGTGCAGAAAACGCCGACAGAGTACTCAGCTATAGACGATACTCTATCACTGACCTGAACACGTCTGTTTCAACGGTGAGTCGTGAGGTGATTGTGCTTTGTTGAGATGAGGACACATATTAACTTTGACTTGTGTGCTTGACAGCAACGGTATTAATGAACAGTTTTACAGACAAGGTTACAAGAAAGAAAAACAGGTTCTTTTACAGAAGCTTTCATGTTTCACAGTATCAAtgaagtcccacacacacacacacacacacacacacacacacacacacacacacacacacacacacacacacacacacacacacacacacacacacacacacacacacacacacacacacacacacacacacacctgaatgtGTGAGAGCTGTGAAACACCCAGAACCTTTTCTTGCATCATTAGATTCTGTAAATTCAGAACAGGGCCTGGACCcctgtgcagagagaacagggccCTGGACCCCTGTGCAGACAGAACAGGGCCCTGGACCCCTGTGCAGACAGAACAGGGCCCTGGACCCCTGTGCAGACAGAACAGGGCCCTGGACCCCTGTGCAGACAGAACAGGGCCCTGGACCCCTGTGCAGACAGAACAGGGCCCTGGACCCCTGTGCAGACAGAACAGGGCCCTGGATCCCTGTGCAGACAGAACAGGGCCCTGGACCCCTGTGCAGACAGAACAAGGCCCTGGACCCCTGTGCAGACAGAACAGGGCCCTGGACCCCTGTGCAGACAGAACAGGGCCCTGGACCCCTGTGCAGACAGAACAGGGCCCTGGACCCCTGTGCAGACAGAACAGGGCCCTGGACCCCTGTGCAGACAGAACAGGGCCCTGGACTCCTGTGCAGAGAGAACGGGGCCCTGGACCCCTGTGCAGACAGAACAGGGCCCTGGATCCCTGTGCAGACAGAACAGGGCCCTGGACCCCTGTGCAGACAGAACAGGGCCCTGGACTCCTGTGCAGAGAGAACGGGGCCTGGACCCCGGTGCAGACAGAACAGGGCCCTGGACTCTAAACACAGCCTCCGAAGTACCTGTAtttcagacagacagtgacagcaGGAACCACAGCATCTGGtcaacatcaccatcatcctcaGCATTCAGTCATTTCTACCACTGCCATTATTGCTTTGAATGTTTGTTTAGAGAGGAGTGTGATTTCTGGTCCTTCATCTCTTCGAAGAAATTATACTATACATGCCGTAAGGCAACACAATACAGAATGACAATGTCCTCCTGGAAAATATGTACCCCTCAATGGTCTGTGGGATTtatcaataaataaaaaacaacctGTGTTAGTCCTGGGTATCATTCCAGAGCCTCCCCCTCCCGTCTCTTTCCTCTAGGCCTGGGTATCATTCCAGGGCCTCCCCCTCCTGTCTCTTTCCTCTAGGCCTGGGTATCATTCCAGAGCCTCCCCCTCCTGTCTCTTTCCTCTAGGCCTGGGTATCATTCCAGAGCCTCCCCCTCCTGTCTCTTTCCTCTAGGCCTGGGTATCATTCCAGAGCCTCCCCCTCGTGTCTCTTTCCTCTAGGCCTGGGTAgcctcccctcctgtctcattCCAGAGCATCCCCTCCCCCGTGTCTCTTTCCTCTAGGCCTGGGTATCATTCCAGAACCTCCCCCTCCTGTCTCTTTCCTCTAGGCCTGGGTATCATTCCAGAGCCTCCCCCTCCTGTCTCTTTCCTCTAGGCCTGGGTATCATTCCAGAGCCTCCCCCTCCTGTCTCTTTCCTCTAGGCCTGGGTATCATTCCAGAGCCTCCCCCTCCTGTCTCTTTCCTCTAGGCCTGGGTATCATTCCAGAGCCTCCCCCTCCTGTCTCTTTCCTCTAGGCCTGGGTATCATTCCAGAGCCTCCCCCTCCTGTCTCTTTCCTCTAGTCCTGGGTATCATTCCAGAGCCTCCCCCTCCTGTCTCTTTCCTCTAGGCCTGGGTATCATTCCAGAGCCTCCCCCTCCTGTCTCTTTCCTCTAGGCCTGGGTATCATTCCAGAGCCTCCCCCTCCTGTCTCTTTCCTCTAGGCCTGGGTATCATTCCAGAGCCTCCCCCTCCTGTCTCTTTCCTCTAGGCCTGGGTATCATTCCAGAGCCTCCCCCTCCTGTCTCTTTCCTCTAGGCCTGGGTATCATTCCAGAGCCTCCCCCTCCTGTCTCTTTCCTCTAGGCCTGGGTATCATTCCAGAGCCTCCCGCTCCTGTCTCTTTCCTCTAAACGTTGGACACAGCGTCCCGCGCCTGCCGGATCCCGTACAGCCACTTGATGACACGAGCATTCCTCTCGATGATTGAGATTCCGTAGGGGACACGCTCCCCGGGTCGGGCAGGACCCTCCTCGCCCTCCACCTCCCCTTGTTCCCGCGCCTGCTCACACTCAGAGCTGGGGGTGCTGGCGCTGCGCAGCTTGGACACAGACACAATGTCTGAGCTGGCCCTGGCGAAGCGCTCCACTCCCCCCATGCCCTCTACCTCCTCTGGGTGCAGCCCACAGTAGTTGAAGAAGCGCTCCAGGTCGGCTGTGGCTCGTGAGTACCGGTCGCTCAGGTCAGACTTGGAGCGGTGTAGGGAGGGGTGTTTCCGGGCCGAGCTGGGCCGAGACCCCCTGGAGCTGGCTGAGGACAGGCGGGTGAAAGCAGGGGAGGCTGGGGGCATCACGCCGGCCCGGATCAGCATGGGGCTGGGAGGCAGGCAGGTTGGGGGAGAGGACAAAGCCTGGGTGGGGGTGAGAGGCTGGGGCTTGGCCTGCTGtgagggtggtggtgatggggccTGGAGCTGAGCCACCTGGGGCTGGGAAGTTTGTCTGGGCTTGATCTGAGGCTGAAACTGGGTCCTCTGGGGCTTCCTCGGCTCAGCCTGGGGCCTCACATCCACTCTGCGCACTGTCACGGAGTTAGGAGAGCTGTAGGGCGCTGGCACCCCCACCCTGATGCCCCGTGCTGGGACAGGGGGCGGCCGGTGGCTGGGCTCGGCAGGGCAGGtctggctgttgttgttgttgttgaggggagaggaggtggaagaagaggagatggtgaaggaggaggtgttGCAGTTATTAACAGGTTTAAGGTTGCTCAGGACTCGATTGCTCCTCTCCCGGTCAGCTGAGAGACCATTCTCCATGCTGTTCCCcccagatgaaggagaggaggtgtAGGGCGAGGTGGGGACGGAAGATGGGGAGCAGAGAAGGGGTCCATCACACACATTGTTGATGAGGTTGTTGAGGATCTCCAGGTTAAGAGGTGGTCCCCTCCGCCACCctatccctcctgtccctcctccgTTCTCTGAGTCGGCAGGCCGCCGGGGAGCCTTGCGGGCCGGGGGGGCGTTGATCCGACACTGCAGCATCATGCCCGGGGACAGCAGAGGCTTGCGGATGATGGGTGGTTTGACAGGCTCCTGCCTGGTGAGCACCACCTGCTGGCTCTTCACATACTTGGCCTTGTCCGCCTCCAGACGCTCCACCGCGCTCAGCTTACGGGCTCCAGGCTCCGCGGGCCGCCGGAAGTAGTCGGGTCCCTTGTTGAGGATACGGAAAGGCATGGCTGAGGTGAAGGGGACCCCCGCCAGACGCCCGTCTGAGGGCCGGAGGGTCTCTACAGGCATTCTGGAGCTGTGAAGGAGGAACAGAGCATtaggaaaagagggtgagacgGGGGGGTCCTAAATGTCCTAAACCAGAGAAAATAGGAATCTTCTATTTATTCCACCTTTTACCCCCCAGTCTCCTATTCTCCCTCCCACCCAAGGCCTTTAACTATCTTACTGGCTCGTCTGCTGCTGTTCGTCCTGCTCTCTTCAGCGTCGTTCCTCTGGTCTATTGTCTGTCCTCTTCGCAGTCTTCCTCACTGAAAGGCTTCTTGTGGGACAGAGTCACCATGGCTCGCACACCACATCAGTACGGCTCAGTGACCCAACCGGGGGCATATCCTGGGGTGCTGGTTGGTCCCTTTAACTAAATCACACAGCAGAAAACTGTCAGACTGTCTGAGCGACTAAATCTCCTGATCCTGCTCCGTCTGTCCGGTCCTCCCACTATCCTCAAACGCAGCGGATCAACTGGCAGCTCCACAGATTCCCAGGGTCCCCGGAGTGATGCTCCAGCAGGGctcctggagaggagagacagagcgaggaaGACTGTGTCAGACCGATAGGACTTCCTGTTGTGTTACTGCTCCACATTAACACAAGCACACAGGAGCACTCTAAAGCAAAGGAGAGCAGACAGCCCGGCTTTAATATGCCATCTGACTCCTCCCCTAAACACGCTCACAGCCTCTGGGTGACAGGGTCCCACAGCAGCCAATCACAGGCCAGACAGGGAATCTCAGCAgggcagggaggaggggtggagggtgggagCTGCACTGCTATTGGCTGTAGTCAAAGGCTTGACCAATTGCACCCCTCCCCCACTGACAACAAAACAcagactgacacagacacacacagatcttcattcaaattaaattacttgAAAGGAAGAataataatttttttttaaaggagagAAAGTGGGAAAAACAGCTGAAATATTTTCCATTCAGTTGCATCAAACACTGCAGGATCTTATGAAAACATTTCAACTTCCTCAATTACTCCACTTGTTCTGCtctttgttcaacaccacaagacagacagtgagagaaagtCTTTGTGATGAAATATGGGCTGGTCCAACCTGTCAAGGCAGATGATATGAAGATGATTTATATCCCCTCCACAACACCAAACCTGATCCTCTAAATCCCAGTACAACAAACACTCTGGCACACCACCACCTCTTCCTGGTAATGATGAGCCCTTTTTTAATACTCCTAATGCATGACTGGAGAAAAAAAGAGAATTgctccattgctgttctggtctCACAGCAGATTACAGCTCTCATCCACCACTTAGTTCTCCTCTTTTCTTCATCCTCAGTTTCAGAGGAATTGAAAAGCAATTCCgttttctttttgtgttttttttttttaagtcttcGCACATCTTTTTTTTTCATTACAGTTACACCATCAAACTCCCGGATTACATCACACTAAGTTCTACCGGGTTCATCTCTTTCCCCTTCGTCATCGTCATCATCAACATGACCATATTCATCCGTCAATTATTTGATGAATCTTTTTCAAGCCTTGCTGTCTCCCAGAGCCCAAGTagcatcagagagagaaagcagggccGGCTGGTACCAGGCAGCTCAGACTGCTGTAATTCACctcacactgctgctctgtaTGTGACGAACTAAAGAAGAACTCTCCACCCAAATAGACATTAGAGTCCCAGCAGTAAAATCCTTCGCTAATCTAGCTACATCCTGTATTAAAATAATCATGTGAAATATCACATGACCCTGATTCTACCAATCAGGAGACGGGATGGATATACAAATATTGGAGTTGAATGGTTACTGTACGCAGACAGTCAGCAATAAAGCAAATCATTAAGAAATGATCAGCAAAGGTGTTGAAGcatggagagaggacaggagaggacaggaggggacaggagaggacaggagaggacaggaggggacaggaggggacaggagaggacaggagaggacaggagaggacaggaggggacaggaggggacaggagaggacaggagaggacaggagaggacaggagaggacaggaggggacaggaggggacaggagaggacaggagaggacaggagaggacaggaggggacaggaggggacaggagaggacaggagaggacaggagaggacaggaggggacaggagaggacaggagaggacaggagaggacaggaggggacaggagaggacaggagaggacaggaggggacaggagaggacaggaggggacaggagaggacaggagagaggacaggaggggacaggacaggaggggacaggagaggacaggaggggacaggagaggacaggagggacaggagaggacaggaggggacaggagaggacaggaggggacaggagaggacaggacaggaggggacaggaggggacaggagaggacaggaggggacaggagaggacaggaggggacaggagaggacaggaggggacaggagaggacaggaggggacaggagaggacaggaggggacaggagaggacaggaggggacaggagaggacaggaggggacaggagaggacaggagaggacaggaggggacaggagaggacaggaggggacaggagaggacaggaggggacaggagaggacaggaggggacaggagaggacaggagaggacaggaggggacaggagaggacgggaggggacaggagaggacaggaggggacaggaggggacaggagaggacaggaggggacaggagaggacaggaggggacaggaggggacaggagaggacaggagagggcaggagaggacaggaggggacaggagaggacaggaggggacaggaggggacaggagaggacaggaggggacaggagaggacaggaggggacaggaggggacaggaggggacaggagaggacaggagaggacaggaggggacaggaggggacaggagaggacaggagaggacagcaggggacaggaggggacaggagaggacaggaggggacaggaggggacaggagaggacaggacaggagaggacaggagaggacaggagaggacaggagaggacaggaggggacaggagaggacaggagaggacaagttAGGGTGAAGcatggagagaggacaggagaggacaggagaggacaagttAGGGTGAAGCATGGGGAGAGGACAAGTTATGTTGAAGcatggagagaggacaggagaggacaagttAGGGTGAAGCATGGGGAGAGGACAAGTTATGTTGAAGaatggggagaggacaggagtggaCAAGTTATGTTGAAGcatggagagaggacaggagaggacaggagaggacaagttAGGGTGAAGcatggggagaggacaggagaggacaagttATGttgaagaaaggggagaggacaggagtggaCAAGTTATGTTGAAGcatggag from Oncorhynchus keta strain PuntledgeMale-10-30-2019 chromosome 27, Oket_V2, whole genome shotgun sequence carries:
- the LOC118378011 gene encoding protein FAM110A-like isoform X2; the protein is MPVETLRPSDGRLAGVPFTSAMPFRILNKGPDYFRRPAEPGARKLSAVERLEADKAKYVKSQQVVLTRQEPVKPPIIRKPLLSPGMMLQCRINAPPARKAPRRPADSENGGGTGGIGWRRGPPLNLEILNNLINNVCDGPLLCSPSSVPTSPYTSSPSSGGNSMENGLSADRERSNRVLSNLKPVNNCNTSSFTISSSSTSSPLNNNNNSQTCPAEPSHRPPPVPARGIRVGVPAPYSSPNSVTVRRVDVRPQAEPRKPQRTQFQPQIKPRQTSQPQVAQLQAPSPPPSQQAKPQPLTPTQALSSPPTCLPPSPMLIRAGVMPPASPAFTRLSSASSRGSRPSSARKHPSLHRSKSDLSDRYSRATADLERFFNYCGLHPEEVEGMGGVERFARASSDIVSVSKLRSASTPSSECEQAREQGEVEGEEGPARPGERVPYGISIIERNARVIKWLYGIRQARDAVSNV
- the LOC118378011 gene encoding protein FAM110A-like isoform X1, with product MLTRRRLMIYILIASFSPRREESSVPQGVFCSRSLETPLEIPLVNTHNSRMPVETLRPSDGRLAGVPFTSAMPFRILNKGPDYFRRPAEPGARKLSAVERLEADKAKYVKSQQVVLTRQEPVKPPIIRKPLLSPGMMLQCRINAPPARKAPRRPADSENGGGTGGIGWRRGPPLNLEILNNLINNVCDGPLLCSPSSVPTSPYTSSPSSGGNSMENGLSADRERSNRVLSNLKPVNNCNTSSFTISSSSTSSPLNNNNNSQTCPAEPSHRPPPVPARGIRVGVPAPYSSPNSVTVRRVDVRPQAEPRKPQRTQFQPQIKPRQTSQPQVAQLQAPSPPPSQQAKPQPLTPTQALSSPPTCLPPSPMLIRAGVMPPASPAFTRLSSASSRGSRPSSARKHPSLHRSKSDLSDRYSRATADLERFFNYCGLHPEEVEGMGGVERFARASSDIVSVSKLRSASTPSSECEQAREQGEVEGEEGPARPGERVPYGISIIERNARVIKWLYGIRQARDAVSNV